One Natronomonas moolapensis 8.8.11 genomic region harbors:
- a CDS encoding redoxin domain-containing protein — MNLGFEVTELGRADHPEIGETAPDFTRPLVDHEYWEDVSLSELTADGPVVLVFHPMDGDFPSTYIWQEIRDRGWDGYDAEIVGISISTPYEHARFLSEWDLEAFRLFSDPANGVGEAYGIAHGLDGMSGIEEPRPAVFVLDGDRTIETGWVATEWPEFPPYDEIEAAIEEL; from the coding sequence ATGAATCTCGGCTTCGAGGTGACGGAACTCGGGCGTGCTGATCACCCCGAAATCGGCGAGACCGCGCCCGACTTCACGCGCCCGCTCGTCGACCACGAGTACTGGGAGGACGTCTCGCTGTCGGAGTTGACGGCGGACGGCCCCGTCGTGCTCGTCTTCCACCCGATGGACGGCGACTTCCCGTCGACGTACATCTGGCAGGAGATCCGCGACCGGGGGTGGGACGGATACGACGCCGAGATCGTCGGGATCTCGATCTCGACGCCCTACGAGCACGCCAGGTTCCTATCGGAGTGGGATCTCGAGGCGTTCCGGCTGTTCTCCGATCCCGCCAACGGCGTCGGCGAGGCGTACGGCATCGCCCACGGACTCGACGGGATGAGCGGCATCGAGGAGCCCAGACCCGCCGTCTTCGTCCTCGACGGCGACCGGACGATCGAGACGGGGTGGGTGGCCACAGAGTGGCCCGAGTTCCCGCCGTACGACGAGATCGAGGCCGCGATCGAGGAGCTGTGA
- a CDS encoding glutaredoxin family protein has protein sequence MTDSETAITLYRLQACPFCERVVRVLDDLGIPYRSRFVEARHSRRDAVKRLTGSRTVPAIVDDRTGVTMSESANIVQYLETTYDGGLDPASAPASASAGGDAE, from the coding sequence ATGACCGACTCGGAGACAGCGATCACGCTGTACCGACTACAGGCGTGCCCGTTCTGTGAGCGCGTCGTCCGCGTGTTGGACGATCTCGGGATCCCGTACCGATCGCGGTTCGTCGAGGCCCGCCACTCCCGACGCGACGCGGTCAAGCGACTGACCGGTTCCCGGACAGTCCCCGCGATCGTCGACGACCGGACGGGCGTTACGATGAGCGAGAGCGCGAACATCGTACAGTACCTCGAGACCACCTACGATGGCGGCCTCGATCCGGCGTCGGCCCCCGCGAGCGCTTCGGCGGGCGGTGATGCCGAATGA
- a CDS encoding hemolysin family protein, producing MGSLAWNAAIVTQIGPGAGELPFSDTTVAILGGGVILLLLGFSAFFSSSEIAMFSLPPHRVDAMVSDNIPGAETLKRLKDDPHRLLVTILVGNNIVNIAMSSLTTGLLASYFLSQGQAVFVSTFGITALVLLFGESAPKSYAVENTESWALRIARPLKYSEYLLLPLIVTFDYLTRQVNRITGGRGEIESTYVTREEIRDIIETGERAGVLEEDEREMLQRIFRFTNTIAKEVMTPRLDMEAVSKDATIDEAIEKCVRSGHTRLPVYDESLDNVLGIVHISDLIRDSAYGERDDVDLEDLIEETLHVPESKNVDELLAEMREQRMRMVVVIDEFGTTEGLVTMEDVTEEIVGEILQAGEEEPIEFVGDDEAIVKGELNIDEVNEALDIDIPEGEEFETIAGFIFNRAGRLVEEGERIEYDGLEIRVERVENTRILKARIVRTEEYDRSRAEPEAESEDAPVE from the coding sequence ATGGGCTCTCTCGCGTGGAACGCTGCCATCGTGACGCAGATCGGCCCCGGTGCCGGTGAACTCCCGTTCAGCGACACGACGGTCGCGATCCTCGGCGGGGGGGTCATCCTCCTCCTGTTGGGGTTTTCGGCCTTCTTTTCCTCCTCGGAGATCGCGATGTTCTCGCTGCCGCCACACCGGGTCGACGCGATGGTCTCGGACAACATACCCGGTGCGGAGACGCTGAAACGGCTGAAAGACGACCCCCACCGCCTGCTCGTCACCATCCTCGTCGGTAACAACATCGTCAACATCGCGATGTCGTCGCTGACGACCGGGCTGTTGGCGTCGTATTTCCTCTCGCAGGGGCAGGCGGTCTTCGTATCGACGTTCGGCATCACGGCGCTCGTGTTGCTCTTCGGGGAGAGCGCACCGAAGTCCTACGCCGTCGAGAACACCGAGTCGTGGGCGCTCCGCATCGCCCGGCCGCTGAAATACTCGGAGTACCTTCTGCTCCCGTTGATCGTCACGTTCGATTATCTCACCCGACAGGTCAACCGGATCACCGGCGGACGGGGCGAGATCGAATCGACCTACGTCACCCGCGAGGAGATCCGCGACATCATCGAGACCGGCGAGCGCGCCGGCGTGTTAGAGGAAGACGAACGGGAGATGCTCCAGCGGATCTTTCGGTTTACCAACACCATCGCCAAGGAAGTGATGACCCCGCGGCTGGACATGGAAGCGGTCTCGAAGGACGCCACCATCGACGAAGCGATCGAAAAGTGCGTCCGGTCGGGCCACACGAGACTCCCGGTGTACGACGAGAGCCTCGATAACGTCCTCGGGATCGTCCACATCTCGGATCTGATCCGCGACTCCGCCTACGGCGAGCGAGACGACGTCGACCTGGAGGATCTGATCGAGGAGACCCTGCACGTCCCCGAGTCGAAGAACGTCGACGAGTTGCTCGCGGAGATGCGCGAACAGCGGATGCGCATGGTCGTCGTCATCGACGAGTTCGGGACGACGGAGGGACTCGTCACCATGGAGGACGTCACCGAGGAGATCGTTGGGGAGATACTCCAGGCCGGCGAGGAGGAACCGATCGAGTTCGTCGGCGACGACGAGGCGATCGTCAAGGGGGAGCTCAACATCGACGAGGTCAACGAAGCGCTCGACATCGACATCCCGGAAGGCGAGGAGTTCGAGACCATCGCGGGGTTCATTTTCAATCGGGCGGGGCGCCTCGTCGAGGAGGGCGAACGAATCGAGTACGACGGCCTCGAGATCCGCGTCGAACGCGTCGAGAACACCCGGATACTGAAGGCCCGGATCGTCCGTACCGAGGAGTACGACCGGAGCCGGGCGGAGCCGGAGGCCGAGTCCGAGGACGCGCCGGTCGAGTGA
- a CDS encoding inorganic phosphate transporter yields MEAATATTFLAAGGASLFMAWAIGAGSSGSTPFAPAVGANAISVMRAGFFVGILGLLGATLQGANVTEAVGRDLVVGTTLSPIAAIVALSIAAGLVAFGVFTGYPIATAFTVTGAVVGAGLAMGGGPAWSKYYEIVAVWTLTPFAGGGIAYATAKLLRREAVPDGVVTPLLAGLVGAILANVEFVLLGPPDVAQSLAGTVTTGASGRLAATAVVAAVVAGAMGLDMRKDAPAGQRHFLLALGGLVAFSAGGSQVGLALGPLLPLFDTAGVALPIVALLFGGGLGLLAGSWTAAPRMIKAIAQDYSSLGPRRSIAALIPSFAIAQTAILLGVPISFNEIIVSAVIGAGAAAGTGGVSGSKMGYTVLAWVGSLLGAGVLSFGLYTGVTALV; encoded by the coding sequence ATGGAAGCAGCGACGGCCACGACCTTTCTGGCTGCCGGCGGAGCGAGTCTGTTTATGGCCTGGGCGATTGGCGCCGGATCGTCGGGGTCGACGCCCTTCGCCCCGGCCGTCGGCGCGAACGCGATCTCGGTCATGCGCGCCGGGTTCTTTGTCGGCATTCTCGGGTTGCTCGGCGCGACGCTACAGGGCGCGAACGTCACGGAGGCGGTCGGCCGCGACCTCGTCGTCGGGACGACGCTCTCGCCGATCGCCGCCATCGTCGCGCTCTCGATCGCGGCGGGGTTGGTCGCGTTCGGCGTGTTCACCGGCTACCCGATCGCGACCGCCTTCACCGTCACGGGGGCCGTCGTCGGCGCGGGGCTGGCAATGGGCGGCGGGCCGGCGTGGTCGAAGTACTACGAGATCGTGGCCGTCTGGACCCTGACGCCGTTTGCCGGCGGCGGCATCGCCTACGCCACCGCGAAACTACTCCGCCGGGAGGCCGTCCCCGACGGCGTCGTGACTCCCCTCCTGGCCGGTCTCGTCGGAGCGATCCTCGCGAACGTGGAGTTCGTGTTGCTCGGGCCGCCGGACGTCGCCCAGAGTCTCGCGGGGACCGTCACGACCGGAGCCTCCGGTCGTCTCGCCGCCACTGCCGTCGTCGCGGCCGTCGTCGCCGGGGCAATGGGGCTTGATATGCGGAAGGACGCTCCCGCCGGCCAGCGGCACTTCCTGTTGGCGCTTGGCGGCCTCGTCGCCTTCTCGGCCGGCGGCAGCCAGGTCGGCCTCGCGCTCGGACCACTGTTGCCGCTTTTCGATACGGCCGGCGTTGCGCTCCCGATCGTCGCGTTGCTGTTCGGCGGCGGTCTCGGTCTGTTGGCCGGATCGTGGACGGCCGCCCCGCGAATGATCAAGGCGATCGCCCAGGATTACTCCTCGCTCGGGCCGCGTCGCTCGATCGCGGCGCTCATTCCCTCCTTCGCTATCGCCCAGACCGCGATTCTGCTCGGGGTACCGATCTCGTTCAACGAGATCATTGTCTCGGCGGTCATCGGAGCCGGAGCGGCGGCCGGAACAGGCGGCGTCAGCGGCAGCAAGATGGGCTATACGGTCCTCGCGTGGGTCGGATCGCTGCTCGGAGCGGGGGTACTGAGTTTCGGGCTGTACACAGGCGTGACCGCGCTCGTGTGA
- a CDS encoding IMPACT family protein — MPNTDAGGDAGGDADTDVYATIAGRATSRFTVQGSEFVGHASPAETVEAAEAFVDSIREQYADATHNVPAYRVRADPFREYASDDGEPSGSAGKPMLSVLAGRDLENVCVVVTRYFGGTELGVGGLVRAYSAATKDALDAAETVRRRPRRRFRAVVDYDDSGTVRGILESEDADFEADYGERVVFDVTVPVLAAADLLDRLRSATSDRIEVDDG; from the coding sequence GTGCCGAACACGGACGCCGGCGGGGACGCGGGCGGCGACGCCGACACTGACGTGTACGCGACGATCGCCGGACGCGCCACGTCGCGGTTCACTGTGCAGGGTTCGGAGTTCGTCGGCCACGCCTCCCCGGCGGAGACTGTTGAGGCCGCCGAGGCATTCGTCGATTCGATCCGCGAGCAGTACGCCGACGCGACTCACAACGTGCCCGCCTACCGCGTTCGGGCGGATCCCTTCAGGGAGTACGCCTCCGACGACGGCGAACCCTCCGGCAGCGCCGGCAAGCCGATGTTGTCGGTGCTTGCGGGTCGCGACCTCGAAAACGTCTGTGTCGTCGTCACGCGGTACTTCGGCGGGACGGAACTCGGCGTCGGCGGACTCGTCAGGGCGTACTCGGCGGCGACGAAGGACGCCCTCGATGCGGCCGAGACGGTCCGCCGCCGGCCACGGAGACGGTTCCGGGCGGTCGTCGACTACGACGACTCCGGGACCGTCCGGGGGATCCTCGAGAGCGAGGACGCCGACTTCGAGGCCGACTACGGCGAGCGCGTCGTCTTCGACGTGACTGTGCCCGTCCTGGCGGCGGCGGACCTCCTCGATCGCCTCCGGAGCGCGACCAGCGACCGGATCGAGGTCGACGACGGGTGA
- the upp gene encoding uracil phosphoribosyltransferase — protein MPIEDRGDAHVITHALAKHTLSELRSNDTDQVAFRNGLIELGRLCGFEIIDGMMDTEYVSITTPLAETTGEVVKGLENVVIVNVLRAATPFVEGLVEAFPRARQGVISAGRDEAAGMDENGTFPITVDYVKLPDIDEEDTVIVADPMLATGSTIVAVLEEVLDTGAPERLVVLSAVSAPPGLVRVDESFPQADILTVSIDERLDEDGYIVPGVGDAGDRAFGT, from the coding sequence ATGCCCATCGAGGACCGTGGTGACGCCCACGTCATCACACACGCGCTGGCGAAGCACACCCTCTCGGAGCTCCGATCGAACGACACTGACCAGGTGGCGTTCCGGAACGGCCTGATCGAACTCGGCCGGCTCTGCGGATTCGAGATCATCGACGGGATGATGGACACCGAGTACGTCTCGATCACGACGCCGCTGGCCGAGACGACCGGCGAGGTCGTCAAGGGGCTCGAAAACGTCGTCATCGTGAACGTTCTCCGGGCGGCGACGCCGTTCGTCGAGGGCCTCGTCGAGGCGTTCCCGCGCGCCCGCCAGGGCGTCATCTCCGCCGGTCGCGACGAGGCCGCCGGGATGGACGAGAACGGGACCTTCCCGATCACGGTCGATTACGTCAAACTGCCGGACATCGACGAGGAGGACACCGTCATCGTTGCCGACCCGATGCTCGCGACGGGGAGCACGATCGTCGCCGTCTTGGAGGAGGTACTCGATACCGGTGCCCCGGAGCGTCTCGTCGTCCTCTCGGCGGTCAGCGCCCCGCCGGGGCTCGTCCGCGTCGACGAGTCGTTCCCGCAGGCGGATATCCTGACGGTCAGCATCGACGAACGTCTCGACGAGGACGGCTACATCGTCCCGGGCGTCGGCGATGCCGGCGACCGGGCGTTCGGGACGTGA
- a CDS encoding DUF5828 family protein, protein MDVEESVSGFKLRGTWAEIVEHGERITRALKDLRDDAEAVDGEALGEWDEWRPKADERLGEDVSEKTAEQASVAEGEGEKAGKAPDEDLKTAGEKLTDSYERLEEPAEAVNEWRESINYVARAADSATRKALRKVEGGVYKNVMTQMSPYYFDNQLVSANLNRADADAGEYVFEINVNDDDLKIRVSNKLADYETSVDRWHVDTPKETDVAEVVEGHPPPEAETTDGGSDPKRT, encoded by the coding sequence ATGGACGTCGAGGAGAGCGTCTCGGGGTTCAAACTCCGGGGGACCTGGGCCGAGATCGTCGAGCACGGCGAACGTATCACCCGCGCGCTGAAGGACCTCCGCGACGACGCGGAGGCAGTCGACGGGGAGGCACTCGGGGAGTGGGACGAGTGGCGACCGAAGGCCGACGAGCGACTCGGCGAGGACGTCAGCGAAAAGACCGCAGAACAGGCCAGCGTCGCCGAGGGGGAGGGCGAAAAGGCCGGCAAGGCGCCCGACGAGGACCTCAAGACGGCCGGCGAGAAGCTGACCGACTCCTACGAGCGACTCGAGGAGCCGGCCGAGGCGGTCAACGAGTGGCGCGAGTCGATCAACTACGTCGCGCGGGCCGCCGACTCGGCCACGCGGAAGGCCCTCCGGAAGGTCGAAGGCGGCGTTTACAAGAACGTGATGACGCAGATGTCGCCGTACTACTTCGACAACCAACTCGTCAGCGCGAACCTCAACCGCGCCGATGCCGACGCCGGGGAGTACGTCTTCGAAATCAACGTCAACGACGACGACCTGAAGATCCGCGTCTCGAACAAGCTCGCCGACTACGAGACGTCGGTCGACCGCTGGCACGTCGACACCCCGAAGGAGACGGACGTCGCCGAAGTGGTCGAGGGACACCCCCCACCAGAGGCGGAGACGACGGACGGCGGCTCCGACCCCAAGAGGACCTGA
- a CDS encoding ACT domain protein, with protein MFDEIMRKFEDSPSQQAVIRLLLERGFSVNDEGRVVSGGIEIPNTGIAREIGVDRRVVDATTDAILADGQLRRIFQNISAIASLMDLAPVLDLTVLTVEVVDADEPGIVATVTGLLAENDVSIRQTISEDPEFTDDPVLYVVTDAELDGKLITEIRDLPFVRRLSIE; from the coding sequence ATGTTCGACGAGATCATGCGGAAGTTCGAGGACAGCCCCAGCCAGCAGGCGGTGATCCGCCTGCTGCTCGAGCGGGGGTTCTCCGTCAACGACGAGGGCCGCGTCGTCTCCGGGGGCATCGAGATCCCCAACACCGGTATCGCCCGCGAAATCGGTGTCGACCGGCGAGTCGTTGACGCGACGACCGACGCCATCCTGGCGGACGGTCAACTCCGACGGATCTTCCAGAACATCTCCGCGATCGCCTCGCTCATGGACCTCGCGCCGGTGTTGGACCTGACCGTCCTCACGGTGGAGGTCGTCGACGCCGACGAGCCGGGGATCGTCGCGACGGTGACGGGACTGCTCGCGGAGAACGACGTCTCGATCCGCCAGACAATAAGCGAAGATCCCGAGTTCACGGACGACCCGGTGCTCTACGTCGTCACCGACGCGGAACTCGACGGGAAACTGATAACCGAGATCCGAGACCTGCCGTTCGTTCGGCGACTCTCGATCGAGTGA
- a CDS encoding PaaI family thioesterase gives MGTDLDVADLFDRMPFNDHLGIELREIEPGHAVGALALSGEHSSSPDRMIAHGGVAYALADTVGGAAVIAANGAVAPTIDMRIDYLAPATGGTLRAEATLIKNGDSVATVEVAVTDDEGRKIAAARGTYKSGGGEGETAWRGSSSP, from the coding sequence ATGGGGACCGACCTGGATGTCGCCGACCTGTTCGACCGGATGCCGTTCAACGACCACCTGGGAATCGAGTTACGCGAGATCGAGCCGGGCCACGCCGTCGGGGCGCTCGCCCTCTCGGGGGAGCACTCCTCGAGCCCCGACCGGATGATCGCCCACGGGGGCGTCGCGTACGCGCTGGCCGACACCGTCGGCGGTGCCGCCGTCATCGCGGCGAACGGGGCGGTGGCACCGACGATCGATATGCGGATCGACTACCTCGCTCCGGCGACCGGCGGCACCCTCCGGGCGGAAGCGACGCTTATAAAGAACGGCGACAGCGTCGCCACCGTCGAAGTCGCGGTCACCGACGACGAGGGACGAAAGATCGCCGCCGCACGAGGGACGTACAAATCCGGCGGCGGCGAGGGCGAGACTGCCTGGCGCGGGTCGAGCAGTCCCTGA
- the mobB gene encoding molybdopterin-guanine dinucleotide biosynthesis protein B produces the protein MTDGRPTDGAETDGTGTDGETADSGTTDGDRTAATDLPTVVSVAGPSGAGKTTLVESLCEAFADRRVATVKSIHHDIEPDTPGTDTHRHRTAGADRVVGVTPSLTFEVARGGKGADRTPPAEAAALRRVLERLAPEHDLVVVEGFTDVQLPTIRVGGGAPPAGAVVGTDGDSIGDLVAAIDALGPFDPATLGGEAGSRDGSGSRDGVGSRDGAGGAGNDGGDQGVGRD, from the coding sequence GTGACAGACGGACGACCGACCGACGGAGCGGAAACCGACGGGACGGGAACTGACGGGGAGACGGCTGATAGCGGAACCACAGATGGAGACAGAACCGCCGCGACGGACCTCCCCACCGTCGTCTCCGTCGCCGGCCCGAGCGGGGCAGGAAAGACCACACTCGTCGAGTCGCTGTGTGAGGCGTTCGCCGACCGCCGGGTCGCGACGGTCAAGTCGATCCACCACGACATCGAACCGGACACCCCGGGGACCGACACCCACCGCCACCGGACCGCGGGTGCCGACCGCGTCGTCGGCGTCACGCCGTCGTTGACCTTCGAGGTCGCCCGCGGCGGCAAGGGAGCCGACCGGACGCCTCCAGCCGAGGCCGCGGCGCTGCGGCGGGTGCTGGAGCGACTCGCCCCGGAGCACGACCTCGTAGTGGTCGAGGGGTTCACCGACGTCCAGCTGCCGACGATCCGGGTCGGCGGCGGCGCGCCCCCGGCGGGGGCGGTGGTCGGCACCGACGGGGACTCGATCGGGGACCTCGTGGCGGCGATCGACGCGCTGGGACCGTTCGATCCCGCGACGCTCGGCGGCGAAGCGGGAAGTCGTGACGGGTCGGGGAGCCGTGACGGGGTGGGGAGCCGTGACGGGGCGGGAGGAGCCGGAAACGACGGAGGAGATCAGGGGGTGGGTCGGGACTGA
- a CDS encoding MaoC family dehydratase, with protein sequence MVRSMPRYFEDIEAGRTYDIEGEYDVTAEEIKDFAERYDPQPFHLDEDAAAESMFGSLAASGWHTASMCMRLLVEGFLDPESSMGGEGIDELRWLRPVRPGDTLRIELEVLDKRVSESRPEMGHVRTELVGYNQADEAVIEWTARTMHRRRDRGDGSDTA encoded by the coding sequence ATCGTTCGATCGATGCCACGCTATTTCGAGGACATCGAGGCCGGCCGGACCTACGACATCGAGGGCGAGTACGACGTGACAGCCGAGGAGATCAAGGACTTCGCCGAGCGGTACGATCCTCAGCCGTTTCACCTCGACGAGGACGCCGCCGCCGAATCGATGTTCGGGTCGCTGGCGGCTTCGGGGTGGCACACCGCCTCGATGTGTATGCGGCTGCTCGTCGAGGGGTTTCTCGATCCCGAGTCGTCGATGGGTGGGGAGGGCATCGACGAGTTGCGGTGGCTCCGACCAGTTCGTCCCGGTGACACGCTCCGGATCGAACTCGAGGTGCTCGACAAGCGGGTCTCCGAGAGCCGCCCGGAGATGGGCCACGTCCGGACGGAGCTCGTCGGCTACAACCAGGCGGACGAGGCGGTGATCGAGTGGACCGCGCGGACGATGCACCGCCGCCGGGACCGCGGCGACGGGTCCGATACAGCGTGA
- a CDS encoding Vms1/Ankzf1 family peptidyl-tRNA hydrolase codes for MLDDLLGRTELKERIEALEERRDRLEARFEAESERRADAVSDKQAAEERANRLEDRIADLEGQLDAAGSAADNAATVEFRREETLRGGRADAVLDRLASFEGGPEGVLTAVVEDAPPTAVRDLLGDRNPLVERAAPCVVCADDAGLLAVALRPPVLPEPFLEWASTPRLERSWFRPVGRFALAVVRSDVFAVGVYEGDERVAYEGFESPVKSDHSKGGFSQARFERLRDEQIAAHVEKCSEALASVDADRHYVVGDRRLIGEFDAEATAAVDATGKPKAALGAAFSDFWSVRLYGL; via the coding sequence ATGCTCGACGACCTCCTCGGTCGGACCGAACTGAAAGAGCGGATCGAGGCGCTCGAGGAGCGCCGCGACCGGCTAGAAGCCCGTTTTGAGGCCGAAAGCGAGCGCCGCGCCGACGCGGTCAGCGACAAACAGGCCGCAGAGGAGCGCGCCAACCGTCTAGAGGATCGGATCGCCGACCTCGAGGGGCAACTCGATGCAGCCGGGTCGGCGGCCGACAACGCCGCGACGGTCGAGTTCAGACGCGAAGAGACGCTTCGGGGCGGCCGCGCTGACGCGGTCCTCGATCGACTCGCGTCCTTCGAGGGCGGCCCCGAAGGCGTGCTCACCGCCGTCGTTGAGGACGCTCCCCCGACGGCGGTGCGCGACCTGCTCGGTGACCGGAACCCGCTCGTCGAACGGGCGGCCCCGTGTGTCGTCTGTGCCGACGACGCCGGCCTGCTCGCGGTTGCGCTCCGGCCGCCCGTGCTCCCGGAACCGTTCCTCGAGTGGGCCTCGACGCCGCGGCTCGAGCGTTCGTGGTTCCGCCCGGTCGGGCGGTTCGCGCTGGCGGTCGTCCGCTCGGACGTCTTCGCGGTCGGCGTCTATGAGGGCGACGAACGCGTCGCCTACGAGGGCTTCGAGAGCCCGGTCAAAAGCGACCACTCCAAGGGCGGTTTCTCGCAGGCGCGCTTCGAGCGGCTGCGGGACGAACAGATCGCCGCCCATGTCGAGAAGTGCTCCGAGGCGCTCGCCTCGGTCGACGCCGACAGGCACTACGTGGTCGGCGACCGGCGTCTGATCGGCGAGTTCGACGCCGAGGCGACGGCGGCCGTCGACGCGACTGGCAAGCCGAAAGCGGCGCTCGGAGCGGCCTTCTCGGACTTCTGGTCGGTTCGGCTCTACGGGCTGTGA
- a CDS encoding DUF5802 family protein, which yields MFEQFSSGYYLGRLYVEPYGGERAVINRDHHERVAEQLYETDDEPLVMKIGSTHVAVHGAEDVPGRTVALPESALSATGTDNPPTLREVFLAKADRARQLLEFDPGGPAGF from the coding sequence ATGTTCGAACAGTTCTCAAGCGGCTACTACCTGGGACGGCTCTACGTCGAACCCTACGGCGGCGAACGGGCCGTTATCAATCGCGACCACCACGAACGGGTCGCCGAGCAGCTCTATGAGACCGACGACGAGCCCCTCGTGATGAAGATCGGCTCGACCCACGTTGCGGTCCACGGGGCCGAGGACGTCCCCGGACGGACCGTGGCGCTGCCCGAGTCGGCCCTCTCGGCGACGGGAACCGATAACCCGCCGACACTCCGTGAAGTGTTCCTCGCGAAGGCCGACCGCGCCCGGCAGCTGCTCGAGTTCGATCCCGGTGGTCCCGCGGGATTTTAA
- a CDS encoding PRC-barrel domain-containing protein codes for MPDILAENLSEKEVMGSDGASLGTLYNITMDLKTGTLQHLVLEPNKGASDLEFERDDAGNYRVPVNRVQAVKDTIVVDR; via the coding sequence ATGCCCGACATACTCGCGGAGAACCTCTCCGAGAAAGAGGTCATGGGATCGGACGGAGCCAGCCTCGGCACCCTGTACAACATTACGATGGATCTGAAGACGGGGACACTCCAGCATCTCGTGTTGGAGCCCAACAAGGGGGCGAGCGATCTCGAGTTCGAGCGCGACGACGCGGGCAACTACCGGGTCCCGGTCAACCGCGTCCAGGCCGTCAAGGACACGATCGTCGTCGATCGCTGA
- a CDS encoding NOB1 family endonuclease, whose translation MHVLDSSAFIDEYTTDDRIATIPMVREELEDEAGYRFDALEGSGMRIHIPDPETVDRIERAARDTGDAETLSQTDVRLLATAFELDATLVTDDYAMQNVAEKLDVGIDVIAQDGIDERRDWKFQCQGCGRVFEENHDRCEICGSGLERKRP comes from the coding sequence ATGCACGTTCTCGATTCGTCGGCATTTATCGACGAGTACACGACTGACGATCGGATCGCGACGATCCCGATGGTTCGGGAGGAGCTCGAAGACGAGGCCGGGTATCGCTTCGACGCTCTCGAGGGATCGGGGATGCGGATCCACATCCCGGACCCCGAAACCGTCGACCGTATCGAGCGCGCCGCCCGCGACACGGGTGACGCCGAAACGCTCTCGCAGACCGACGTGCGTCTGCTCGCGACCGCCTTCGAGTTGGACGCCACGCTCGTCACTGACGACTACGCGATGCAGAACGTCGCGGAAAAACTCGACGTCGGCATCGACGTCATCGCGCAGGACGGCATCGACGAACGCCGCGACTGGAAGTTCCAGTGTCAGGGTTGTGGCCGCGTCTTCGAGGAGAACCACGACCGCTGTGAGATCTGTGGCAGTGGGCTCGAACGGAAGCGTCCCTAG
- a CDS encoding CPBP family intramembrane glutamic endopeptidase has product MSEPFGTASQGRVVGAMTVLGGIGLLAGFLFGLVTFGLIGTPLSLSVEAPSGQLLFTLGTYLGLAAVGVFYLLRYELGVSFVRLKRPTPGDLGVAAATVLALLALAVALPTLIERLGLPLADHSIADSIEANPTVALVFLPLSVFVVGPAEEFLYRGIIQTRLTSVFDTASAVAVAALIFAVIHFFAYLDPANVSGTIVTVFLLLLPLGAILGGVYEYSGNLIVPALAHGLYNAITFGLSYADTVGLV; this is encoded by the coding sequence ATGAGCGAGCCATTTGGAACGGCGTCACAGGGGCGTGTCGTCGGCGCGATGACCGTGCTCGGCGGCATCGGTCTGCTCGCCGGGTTCCTCTTCGGGCTGGTCACTTTCGGGTTGATCGGAACGCCACTGTCGCTGTCAGTCGAGGCCCCCTCCGGACAGTTGCTTTTCACGCTCGGGACCTACCTCGGCCTCGCCGCGGTCGGAGTGTTCTATCTCCTCCGATACGAGTTGGGCGTCTCGTTCGTCAGGCTCAAGCGGCCGACGCCCGGCGACCTCGGTGTCGCGGCGGCGACTGTCCTCGCGCTCCTCGCGCTTGCGGTCGCGTTGCCGACGCTGATCGAGCGCCTCGGCCTCCCGCTGGCCGACCACAGCATCGCGGACAGCATCGAGGCGAATCCGACCGTCGCGCTCGTGTTCCTCCCGCTGTCGGTGTTCGTCGTCGGCCCCGCCGAGGAGTTCCTCTACCGGGGCATCATCCAGACGCGACTCACGTCTGTCTTCGACACCGCGAGCGCGGTCGCGGTCGCGGCGCTCATTTTCGCCGTCATCCACTTTTTCGCGTATCTCGACCCCGCGAACGTTTCGGGGACGATCGTGACGGTCTTTCTGTTGTTGTTGCCGCTCGGGGCCATCCTCGGGGGGGTCTACGAGTACAGCGGCAACCTCATTGTGCCGGCGCTCGCCCACGGGCTCTACAACGCGATCACCTTCGGGCTGAGTTACGCCGACACCGTCGGGCTCGTTTGA